In Paraburkholderia flava, one genomic interval encodes:
- a CDS encoding replication-associated recombination protein A yields the protein MFEETRANVPLAERLRPRSIDEVIGQKHLLGPNKPLRVAFESGEAHSMILWGPPGVGKTTLARLMADAFHAEFISLSAVLSGVKDIREAVETAQVHRAHGKQTLVFVDEVHRFNKSQQDAFLPHVESGLFVFVGATTENPSFEVNSALLSRAAVYVLKSLDEGEQRELLERAQKELGGLTFTDEARDALIGSADGDGRKLLNNLEIVARAAAQQKTTEIDGALLGSALAENLRRFDKGGDAFYDQISALHKSVRGSSPDGALYWFCRMLDGGADPRYLARRIVRMAWEDIGLADPRAGRIALDAAETYERLGTPEGELALAQAVIYLAIAPKSNAGYMAYNEARRFVGKDQSRAVPVHLRNAPTKLMKELGYGHEYRYAHDEPDAYAAGETYLPDDMREPHWYQPTPRGLEGKIGEKLARLAELDAQWRSEHKPKKN from the coding sequence ATGTTCGAAGAAACCCGCGCCAATGTTCCGCTCGCCGAACGCCTGCGGCCCCGCTCGATCGATGAAGTGATCGGGCAGAAGCACCTGCTCGGCCCGAACAAACCGCTGCGGGTCGCGTTCGAATCCGGCGAAGCGCATTCGATGATTCTGTGGGGCCCGCCGGGCGTCGGCAAGACGACGCTCGCGCGGCTGATGGCCGATGCGTTTCACGCGGAGTTCATCTCGCTGTCGGCGGTGCTGTCGGGTGTGAAGGATATTCGCGAGGCGGTCGAAACCGCGCAGGTGCATCGCGCGCATGGCAAGCAGACGCTCGTGTTCGTCGACGAAGTGCATCGCTTCAACAAGAGTCAGCAGGACGCGTTCTTGCCGCACGTCGAATCGGGGCTGTTCGTGTTCGTCGGCGCGACGACCGAGAACCCCTCGTTCGAAGTGAACAGCGCGTTGCTGTCGCGTGCCGCGGTGTACGTATTGAAGAGCCTTGATGAAGGCGAGCAGCGCGAACTGCTCGAACGCGCACAGAAGGAACTGGGCGGCCTGACCTTCACCGACGAAGCGCGCGACGCGCTGATCGGTTCCGCCGACGGCGATGGCCGCAAGCTGCTGAACAATCTGGAGATCGTCGCGCGCGCGGCCGCGCAGCAGAAGACCACCGAGATCGACGGCGCATTGCTCGGCAGTGCGCTCGCCGAAAATCTGCGCCGCTTCGACAAGGGCGGCGACGCGTTCTACGACCAGATCAGCGCGCTGCACAAGTCCGTGCGCGGCAGCAGCCCCGACGGCGCGCTGTACTGGTTCTGCCGGATGCTCGACGGCGGCGCGGACCCACGCTACCTCGCGCGCCGCATCGTGCGGATGGCGTGGGAAGACATCGGCCTCGCCGATCCGCGGGCGGGCCGCATTGCGCTCGACGCTGCGGAAACCTACGAGCGCCTCGGCACACCCGAAGGCGAACTGGCGCTCGCGCAGGCCGTGATCTATCTGGCGATTGCGCCGAAGTCGAACGCCGGGTACATGGCGTACAACGAGGCACGGCGCTTCGTCGGCAAGGATCAGTCGCGCGCGGTGCCCGTGCATCTGCGCAATGCGCCGACGAAGCTGATGAAGGAACTCGGCTACGGCCACGAGTATCGCTACGCGCACGACGAGCCCGATGCGTACGCAGCCGGCGAAACCTATCTGCCCGACGACATGCGCGAGCCGCACTGGTACCAGCCGACGCCGCGCGGTCTCGAAGGAAAGATCGGCGAGAAGCTCGCGCGACTCGCCGAACTCGATGCGCAGTGGCGCAGCGAGCACAAGCCGAAGAAAAACTGA
- a CDS encoding Smr/MutS family protein, giving the protein MPKNLPHPSEPKRAPRAARPAPQPATPVKPTVDPAAGLAGLGALRDALKSDAQRREQERVVAVQTRREATADADLFRREIGEVAPLAVPPRATLPRRPPEPLPVQTQLDEEAVLQEALSDEFDPEVLLETDESLYYCRPGVSQDVVRKLRRGDWIVQAQLDLHGMRRDEARDALAIFIRDSVKRGLRCLRVIHGKGLGSVGKEPVLKGKVRAWLVQKDEVIAFCQARPHDGGAGAVLVLLQPGAHPARPKV; this is encoded by the coding sequence ATGCCGAAGAATCTGCCTCATCCGAGCGAACCCAAACGCGCACCGCGCGCCGCGCGACCCGCCCCTCAACCGGCGACGCCCGTGAAACCCACTGTCGATCCCGCAGCCGGCCTCGCGGGTCTCGGTGCGTTGCGCGACGCGTTGAAGTCCGATGCGCAACGCCGTGAGCAGGAGCGCGTGGTCGCTGTGCAAACGCGCCGCGAAGCGACCGCGGACGCCGATCTGTTCCGCCGTGAAATCGGCGAGGTCGCGCCACTCGCGGTCCCGCCGCGCGCGACGCTCCCGCGTCGCCCGCCTGAACCGCTTCCGGTGCAAACGCAGCTCGACGAGGAAGCGGTGCTACAGGAAGCGCTCTCTGACGAATTCGATCCCGAGGTGCTGCTCGAAACCGACGAGAGCCTGTACTACTGCCGACCCGGCGTGAGCCAGGATGTCGTGCGCAAACTGCGACGCGGCGACTGGATCGTGCAGGCGCAGCTCGACCTGCACGGGATGCGCCGCGACGAGGCACGCGACGCACTCGCGATCTTCATCCGCGACTCAGTGAAACGTGGACTGCGTTGTCTGCGTGTGATTCATGGCAAGGGACTGGGATCGGTCGGCAAGGAGCCGGTGCTGAAGGGCAAGGTGCGTGCGTGGCTCGTGCAGAAAGACGAGGTGATCGCGTTCTGCCAGGCCCGGCCGCACGATGGTGGCGCGGGCGCGGTGCTCGTGCTGTTGCAGCCCGGCGCGCATCCTGCGCGACCGAAAGTCTGA
- a CDS encoding carbohydrate ABC transporter permease — protein MQPKMTISRAVIYAALILFALYFLFPLYVMLSTSFKDIDQLRTGNLLTPPSHPTFAPWIKAWSQACTGVRCDGMEPFFMNSVRMVIPAVLISSIVGAFNGYVLTHWRFRGADALFTMLLVGCFIPFQAILLPMARVEGMFGLSNTVGGLVLVHVVYGIAFTTMFFRNFYVSIPAELVKAARIDGAGFFMIFTKILLPVSLPIFMVCLIWQFTQIWNDFLFGIVFSGVDSMPITVALNNLVNTSTGVKEYNVDMAGAIIAALPTLLVYVIAGRYFVRGLTAGAVKG, from the coding sequence ATGCAGCCTAAGATGACGATCAGCCGTGCCGTCATTTATGCGGCCTTGATTCTGTTTGCGTTGTACTTCCTGTTTCCGCTGTACGTGATGCTGTCCACGTCGTTCAAGGACATCGACCAGTTGCGCACCGGCAACCTGTTGACGCCACCGTCCCATCCTACCTTCGCGCCGTGGATCAAGGCATGGAGCCAGGCGTGTACGGGAGTGCGCTGCGACGGCATGGAGCCGTTCTTCATGAACTCGGTGCGGATGGTGATTCCGGCTGTGCTGATCTCGTCGATCGTCGGTGCATTCAACGGCTATGTGCTCACGCACTGGCGGTTCCGCGGCGCCGACGCCCTTTTCACGATGCTGCTGGTCGGCTGCTTCATTCCGTTCCAGGCGATCCTGCTGCCGATGGCGCGTGTCGAAGGTATGTTCGGCCTGTCGAATACGGTGGGCGGCCTCGTGCTGGTTCACGTGGTGTACGGGATCGCGTTCACGACGATGTTCTTCCGCAACTTCTACGTGAGCATTCCGGCCGAACTCGTGAAGGCGGCGCGCATCGACGGCGCGGGTTTCTTCATGATCTTCACGAAGATCCTGCTGCCGGTTTCGCTGCCGATCTTCATGGTGTGCCTGATCTGGCAGTTCACGCAGATCTGGAATGACTTCCTGTTCGGGATCGTGTTCTCCGGTGTCGATTCGATGCCGATCACGGTGGCGCTGAACAACCTCGTGAACACGTCGACCGGGGTGAAGGAATACAACGTCGACATGGCCGGCGCGATCATCGCTGCGCTGCCTACGCTGCTCGTCTATGTGATCGCCGGCCGCTACTTCGTACGCGGCCTGACGGCGGGCGCAGTGAAGGGCTAA
- a CDS encoding trimeric intracellular cation channel family protein encodes MHPRLTLLLSVMEALAIFAYAISGFIEARTRRLDAVGTFLVAMATAFGGGTVRDILLERRPFYWVEHQPYVIGIFVLSFFAPVVLKATSRVLSERALLVADAIGLGLFSISGTSLALDAQMPWFTAAMMGVLTGVFGGVIRDVLCNEVPLILRDSRPYATCAFAGCLLYLLLAYLDVDNVYSVLMATGFILFARLVTFKLDVRLPH; translated from the coding sequence ATCCATCCGCGATTGACGCTCCTGCTTTCCGTGATGGAAGCGCTCGCGATTTTCGCGTACGCGATCTCCGGTTTCATCGAGGCGCGCACGCGCCGGCTCGACGCGGTCGGTACGTTTCTGGTCGCGATGGCCACCGCGTTCGGCGGCGGCACGGTGCGCGATATTTTGCTCGAGCGTCGACCGTTTTACTGGGTCGAGCATCAGCCGTATGTGATCGGGATTTTCGTGCTGTCGTTTTTTGCGCCGGTTGTTTTGAAGGCGACATCGCGCGTGTTGTCTGAACGTGCGTTGCTGGTGGCCGATGCGATCGGGCTTGGTTTGTTCAGTATCTCGGGGACGTCGCTGGCACTTGATGCGCAGATGCCCTGGTTTACCGCCGCGATGATGGGTGTGTTGACCGGTGTGTTCGGGGGCGTGATACGCGATGTGCTTTGTAACGAGGTTCCGTTGATTCTGCGGGACTCGCGGCCTTATGCGACTTGCGCGTTCGCGGGGTGTTTGTTGTATCTGCTGCTTGCTTATCTTGATGTTGATAATGTTTATAGTGTTTTGATGGCCACTGGGTTTATTCTTTTTGCTCGGTTGGTGACATTTAAACTGGATGTGCGGTTGCCGCACTAG
- the lolA gene encoding outer membrane lipoprotein chaperone LolA → MQHYAGHEARHGLARLGHRVHALMRVAGSVAIGATMLVASQAFASGTEQLQAFVSQVHSARGSFVQREVKAPNNAQGASGALPTARMSGPSSGTFSFARPGKFIWSYEKPYEQVLQADGDKLYVYDKDLNQVTVRTLGGALGASPAAILFGSNDLQKNFTLRDAGVKDGIDWLELTPKAKDTQFQRVGIGFRDGNLEAMELHDVFGNVTLLTFSNIEKNPSLPANQFKFVVPKGADVING, encoded by the coding sequence ATGCAGCACTACGCCGGGCACGAAGCCCGTCACGGTCTCGCCCGCCTGGGCCATCGGGTTCACGCGCTGATGCGTGTCGCCGGCAGCGTCGCGATCGGCGCGACGATGCTGGTCGCGTCGCAGGCATTCGCGAGCGGCACCGAACAACTGCAGGCGTTCGTCTCGCAGGTGCATTCGGCGCGCGGCTCGTTCGTGCAGCGCGAGGTCAAGGCGCCGAACAACGCGCAGGGCGCGAGCGGTGCACTGCCGACCGCGCGCATGAGCGGCCCGTCGAGCGGTACGTTCTCGTTCGCGCGGCCCGGCAAATTCATCTGGTCGTATGAGAAACCGTACGAGCAGGTGTTGCAGGCCGACGGCGACAAGCTCTACGTGTACGACAAGGATCTCAACCAGGTGACGGTCCGCACGCTCGGCGGCGCGCTCGGCGCGAGCCCGGCGGCGATCCTGTTCGGCAGCAACGATCTGCAGAAAAACTTCACGCTCCGCGACGCGGGTGTAAAAGACGGCATCGACTGGCTGGAACTCACGCCGAAAGCGAAGGACACGCAGTTCCAGCGCGTGGGCATCGGCTTTCGCGACGGCAACCTCGAGGCGATGGAACTGCACGACGTGTTCGGCAACGTGACGCTGCTGACATTCTCGAACATCGAGAAGAATCCGTCGCTGCCTGCCAATCAGTTCAAGTTCGTGGTGCCGAAGGGTGCCGATGTGATCAACGGCTAA
- the trxB gene encoding thioredoxin-disulfide reductase, with product MPAPTKHAKVLILGSGPAGYTAAVYAARANLSPVLVTGLAQGGQLMTTTDVENWPADANGVQGPELMQRFLEHAERFNTEIVFDHIHTAKLNEKPIRLIGDAGEYTCDSLIIATGASAQYLGLPSEEAFMGKGVSACATCDGFFYKQQDVAVVGGGNTAVEEALYLAGIAKKVTVIHRRDKFRAEPILIDRLLAKEKEGVVEIKWNHVLDEVTGDASGVTGLRIKHAKTGETTDLGLQGLFVAIGHKPNTDLFEGQLEMKNGYIITNGGLTGNATGTSIPGVFAAGDVQDHVYRQAITSAGTGCMAALDAQRYLESIHETAGEHVMSAEAER from the coding sequence ATGCCCGCACCCACCAAACACGCAAAGGTTCTGATTCTCGGTTCCGGCCCTGCCGGCTATACGGCTGCTGTCTACGCGGCACGCGCGAACCTGTCGCCGGTACTCGTCACAGGTCTTGCCCAGGGTGGCCAGCTGATGACGACGACCGACGTCGAGAACTGGCCCGCCGATGCAAACGGCGTGCAGGGTCCGGAACTGATGCAGCGCTTTCTCGAACACGCCGAGCGCTTCAATACCGAGATCGTGTTCGATCACATCCACACCGCGAAGCTGAACGAAAAGCCGATCCGCCTGATCGGCGACGCGGGCGAATACACGTGCGACTCGCTGATCATCGCGACCGGCGCATCGGCGCAATACCTCGGCCTGCCGTCGGAAGAAGCGTTCATGGGCAAGGGCGTGTCCGCCTGCGCGACCTGCGACGGCTTCTTCTACAAGCAGCAGGACGTGGCAGTCGTCGGCGGTGGTAACACTGCGGTCGAGGAAGCGCTCTATCTCGCCGGTATCGCGAAGAAAGTGACGGTGATCCACCGCCGCGACAAGTTCCGCGCGGAGCCGATCCTGATCGACCGCCTGCTCGCGAAGGAAAAGGAAGGCGTCGTCGAGATCAAGTGGAACCACGTGCTCGACGAAGTGACGGGCGACGCATCGGGCGTCACCGGTCTGCGTATCAAGCACGCGAAGACCGGCGAAACGACCGACCTCGGCCTGCAAGGGCTCTTCGTCGCGATCGGCCACAAGCCGAACACCGATCTGTTCGAAGGCCAGCTCGAGATGAAGAACGGCTACATCATCACGAACGGCGGACTGACCGGCAACGCAACGGGTACGAGCATTCCGGGCGTGTTCGCTGCCGGCGACGTGCAGGATCACGTGTACCGTCAGGCGATCACCAGCGCGGGCACCGGCTGTATGGCCGCACTTGATGCGCAACGCTATCTCGAAAGCATCCACGAGACTGCGGGCGAACACGTGATGAGCGCCGAAGCAGAACGGTAA
- a CDS encoding DNA translocase FtsK — MAKAPYSANAQALPHRMSRLFTEIRWILQVALGVFLLMALVSYSRRDPSWTHAAQVDHIANWAGRVGAWTSDILLLLFGLSAYWWVVLLARRISANYRRITHHEALTDDAPRDHSWVAEAFAFVLVLLACDGIEALRMWSLKIQLPRAPGGVIGEAVARGVSHALGFTGGTLALLIVLAVGLSLYFRFSWLSVAERVGDSLISAVTFAKLRREAGRDRKLGEAAAVKREGKVEQGRVRIEEHEPVTIVPPVVKPEKSERVEKERQVPLFTDLPGDSTLPPIALLDPAPESQETISADTLEFTSRLIEKKLKDFGVDVSVVAAYPGPVVTRYEIEPATGVKGSQIVNLAKDLARSLSLVSIRVVETIPGKNFMALELPNQRRQTVRLSEILGSAVYADAASPLTMGLGKDIGGKPVCADLGKMPHLLVAGTTGSGKSVGINAMILSLLYKASAEQVRMILIDPKMLEMSVYEGIPHLLCPVVTDMRQAGHALNWAVAEMERRYKLLSKVGVRNLAGYNNKIDEATKREEKLPNPFSLTPDDPEPLTRLPNIVVVIDELADLMMVVGKKVEELIARIAQKARAAGIHLILATQRPSVDVITGLIKANVPTRMAFQVSSKIDSRTILDQQGAESLLGMGDMLYLPPGSGLPVRVHGAFVSDEEVHRVVSKLKEQGEPNYIEGILEGGTTGEGDEGSAGASGTGAGGEESDPLYDQAVEIVIKNRRASISLVQRHLRIGYNRAARLLEQMEQSGLVSAMSSNGNREILVPAREAD; from the coding sequence ATGGCAAAAGCACCTTATTCCGCGAACGCGCAGGCATTGCCGCATCGCATGTCGCGTCTCTTCACCGAAATCCGCTGGATCCTCCAGGTCGCGCTCGGCGTGTTCCTGTTGATGGCGCTCGTCAGCTACAGCCGCCGCGATCCGAGCTGGACCCACGCAGCACAGGTCGATCACATCGCGAACTGGGCGGGCCGTGTCGGCGCGTGGACGTCCGACATCCTGCTGCTGCTGTTCGGCCTGTCCGCGTACTGGTGGGTCGTGCTGCTCGCGCGGCGCATCTCGGCGAACTACCGGCGCATCACGCATCACGAAGCACTGACCGACGACGCGCCGCGCGATCACAGCTGGGTCGCCGAAGCGTTTGCGTTCGTGCTGGTGCTGCTCGCGTGCGACGGCATCGAAGCGCTGCGGATGTGGTCGCTCAAGATCCAGTTGCCGCGCGCGCCGGGCGGCGTGATCGGCGAAGCGGTTGCGCGCGGCGTGTCGCATGCGCTCGGCTTCACCGGTGGCACGCTCGCACTCCTGATCGTGCTGGCGGTCGGGCTGTCGCTGTATTTCCGTTTCTCGTGGCTGTCGGTGGCAGAGCGCGTCGGCGATTCGCTCATCTCGGCGGTCACGTTCGCGAAGCTGCGCCGCGAGGCCGGCCGCGATCGCAAGCTCGGCGAAGCCGCCGCGGTAAAGCGCGAAGGCAAGGTCGAGCAGGGCCGCGTGCGGATCGAGGAACACGAGCCGGTCACCATCGTGCCGCCGGTCGTGAAGCCGGAGAAATCGGAACGCGTCGAAAAGGAACGGCAGGTGCCGCTCTTCACCGATCTGCCCGGCGATTCGACGCTGCCCCCCATCGCGTTGCTCGACCCCGCGCCCGAATCGCAGGAAACCATTTCCGCCGACACGCTCGAATTCACGTCGCGTCTGATCGAGAAGAAGCTGAAGGATTTCGGTGTCGACGTGAGCGTCGTTGCTGCGTATCCGGGGCCGGTCGTCACGCGCTATGAAATCGAGCCGGCCACCGGCGTGAAGGGCAGTCAGATCGTCAATCTCGCGAAGGATCTCGCGCGTTCGCTGTCGCTCGTGTCGATCCGCGTCGTCGAGACGATTCCGGGCAAGAATTTCATGGCGCTCGAACTGCCGAACCAGCGCCGGCAAACCGTGCGGCTGTCGGAAATCCTCGGCTCGGCCGTTTATGCGGACGCCGCATCGCCGCTGACGATGGGACTCGGCAAGGACATCGGCGGCAAGCCGGTGTGCGCGGATCTCGGGAAGATGCCTCACCTGCTCGTCGCCGGTACGACTGGTTCGGGCAAGTCGGTGGGGATCAACGCGATGATCCTGTCGCTGCTCTACAAGGCGAGCGCCGAGCAGGTGCGGATGATCCTGATCGATCCGAAGATGCTTGAAATGAGCGTCTACGAAGGCATTCCGCATCTGCTGTGTCCGGTCGTCACCGACATGCGCCAGGCCGGCCACGCGCTGAACTGGGCGGTCGCCGAAATGGAACGCCGCTACAAGCTGTTGAGCAAGGTCGGCGTGCGCAATCTCGCCGGCTACAACAACAAGATCGACGAAGCGACGAAGCGCGAAGAGAAGCTGCCCAATCCGTTCAGCCTCACGCCGGACGATCCCGAACCGCTCACGCGTCTGCCGAATATCGTCGTCGTGATCGACGAACTCGCCGACCTGATGATGGTGGTCGGCAAGAAGGTCGAGGAACTGATTGCGCGGATCGCGCAGAAAGCGCGCGCGGCCGGCATCCACCTGATCCTCGCGACGCAGCGTCCGTCGGTCGACGTGATCACCGGCCTCATCAAGGCGAACGTGCCGACGCGGATGGCGTTCCAGGTATCGTCGAAGATCGACTCGCGGACCATTCTCGATCAGCAGGGCGCCGAGTCGCTGCTCGGCATGGGCGACATGCTCTATCTGCCGCCGGGCTCCGGCCTGCCGGTGCGCGTGCACGGTGCGTTCGTGTCGGACGAGGAAGTGCATCGCGTCGTGAGCAAGCTCAAGGAGCAGGGCGAGCCGAACTACATCGAAGGCATTCTCGAAGGCGGCACGACGGGCGAAGGCGATGAAGGGTCGGCGGGTGCGTCGGGAACCGGCGCGGGTGGCGAGGAGTCCGATCCTCTATACGATCAGGCGGTCGAGATCGTCATCAAGAATCGTCGCGCGTCGATCTCGCTGGTGCAGCGGCATCTGCGTATCGGCTACAACCGCGCCGCGCGGCTGCTCGAACAGATGGAGCAGTCGGGGCTCGTATCCGCGATGTCGTCGAACGGCAATCGCGAGATTCTGGTGCCGGCGCGCGAAGCCGACTGA
- a CDS encoding ABC transporter ATP-binding protein, which yields MASLSIRDVYKTYPNGVPVLKGVDIDIEDGQFLILVGGSGCGKSTLLNMIAGLETVTKGEILIDGKIVNELSPKDRDIAMVFQSYALYPSMTVRENISFGLNIRKVPKGEQQQIVERVSNMLQIQHLLDRKPGQLSGGQRQRVAMGRALARDPVMFLFDEPLSNLDAKLRIEMRSEIKLLHQRLGTTIVYVTHDQIEAMTLGDRIAVMKDGVVQQFGAPQDIYDSPSNLFVAGFIGAPPMNFIQGKLVEQGSGVGLELDTGVWRGVLSLPFDGKVRSHVGREVILGLRPERITDARSAHNVEDAKLQSIEVKIDVIEPTGPDTLVFAQVNGKKVVSRVHPASNPQALANMTLLFDVSKAVLFDPANEERIA from the coding sequence ATGGCAAGCCTTTCCATCCGTGACGTGTACAAGACTTACCCGAACGGGGTGCCGGTTCTGAAGGGTGTCGATATCGACATCGAGGACGGGCAGTTCCTGATTCTCGTCGGCGGCTCCGGCTGCGGGAAGTCGACGCTGCTGAACATGATCGCCGGCCTCGAGACCGTGACGAAGGGCGAGATCCTGATCGACGGCAAGATCGTGAACGAGCTGTCGCCGAAGGATCGCGACATCGCGATGGTGTTCCAGTCGTACGCGCTGTACCCGTCGATGACGGTGCGCGAAAACATCTCGTTCGGCCTGAACATCCGCAAGGTGCCGAAGGGCGAGCAGCAGCAGATCGTCGAGCGTGTTTCGAACATGCTGCAGATCCAGCATCTGCTGGACCGCAAGCCGGGTCAGCTGTCGGGCGGTCAGCGGCAACGTGTTGCGATGGGCCGTGCGCTTGCGCGCGATCCGGTGATGTTCCTGTTCGACGAGCCGCTGTCGAATCTCGATGCGAAGCTGCGGATCGAAATGCGTTCCGAGATCAAGCTGCTGCATCAGCGCCTCGGCACGACGATCGTCTACGTGACGCACGATCAGATCGAAGCGATGACGCTTGGCGATCGGATTGCGGTGATGAAGGACGGCGTCGTTCAGCAGTTCGGTGCGCCGCAGGACATTTACGATTCGCCGTCGAACCTGTTCGTCGCGGGCTTTATCGGCGCGCCGCCGATGAACTTCATTCAGGGCAAGCTGGTCGAGCAGGGTTCGGGTGTGGGTCTTGAACTCGATACAGGTGTGTGGCGTGGGGTGTTGAGTCTGCCGTTCGATGGCAAGGTTCGTAGCCATGTGGGGCGTGAGGTGATTCTCGGGTTGCGGCCGGAGCGTATTACCGATGCGCGTAGTGCACACAACGTCGAAGATGCGAAGTTGCAATCGATTGAAGTGAAGATCGATGTGATTGAGCCTACCGGGCCGGATACGCTTGTTTTCGCGCAGGTGAACGGCAAGAAGGTGGTGAGCCGCGTGCACCCGGCGTCGAATCCGCAAGCGCTGGCGAATATGACTTTGTTGTTTGATGTTTCTAAGGCGGTTTTGTTTGATCCGGCTAATGAAGAGCGGATTGCATAA
- the cytX gene encoding putative hydroxymethylpyrimidine transporter CytX translates to MTQDPHAGDTGSTYAPLTPVPDARRAFRTGDAFALWFSLGIGLLVAQAGALLVPGLSLPSALAAIGIGSVIGVVLLALAGVVGTDTGLAAMSSLRPTLGVRGASVPAVLNAIQLVGWGSFEVIVMRDSADALAKQAFGWSMPLVWTLIFGLLATLLAISGPLSFVRRFLRTWGIWLLLAGAAWLTWSLLAQHDLAALMHRPGTGEMAFGGAIDLVVAMPLSWLPLIADYTRFGRRAGETFRGTLLGYGIANLWFYALGAVYGLAAGGGDALLTTALAQAGGGLALLLVLIDEIDNAFADIHSAAVSTGTFWTRAGVPLLSAGFGALCTAIALLVPMAKYQNFLLLIGSVFAPLFGVVLADHFIVRRRGIDLAALADLRGRYGFSGGWHVSAFVAWAVGIAAYHAINQWWPNLGATLPALAIGALGYLALVSIRRRAYAA, encoded by the coding sequence ATGACACAAGACCCGCACGCCGGCGACACCGGTTCCACCTACGCTCCGCTCACGCCCGTGCCCGACGCCCGGCGCGCGTTCCGCACCGGCGACGCGTTCGCGCTGTGGTTTTCACTCGGCATCGGACTGCTGGTTGCGCAGGCCGGCGCGCTGCTCGTGCCCGGACTGTCGCTGCCGTCCGCGCTTGCGGCGATCGGCATCGGCAGTGTGATCGGCGTGGTGTTGCTCGCGCTCGCCGGCGTGGTCGGCACGGATACGGGACTCGCGGCGATGTCGTCGCTGCGGCCGACGCTCGGTGTACGCGGCGCGTCGGTGCCGGCGGTGCTGAACGCAATCCAGCTGGTCGGCTGGGGCTCGTTCGAAGTGATCGTGATGCGCGATTCCGCCGATGCCCTCGCGAAACAGGCATTCGGCTGGTCGATGCCGCTGGTCTGGACTTTAATCTTTGGGCTACTCGCGACGCTGCTGGCGATCAGCGGGCCGCTGTCGTTCGTGCGGCGCTTTCTGCGTACGTGGGGCATCTGGCTGTTGCTGGCGGGCGCCGCGTGGCTCACGTGGAGTCTGCTCGCACAACACGATCTGGCCGCGCTGATGCACCGTCCGGGAACCGGCGAAATGGCGTTCGGCGGCGCAATCGATCTGGTGGTCGCGATGCCGCTATCGTGGCTGCCGCTGATCGCCGACTACACGCGCTTCGGCCGACGCGCCGGCGAGACGTTCCGCGGCACGCTGCTCGGCTACGGGATTGCGAACCTGTGGTTCTATGCGCTCGGCGCGGTGTACGGTCTAGCGGCCGGCGGCGGCGATGCACTGCTGACCACCGCGCTCGCGCAGGCGGGCGGTGGACTCGCGCTGCTGCTGGTGCTGATCGACGAGATCGACAATGCGTTCGCCGATATCCATTCGGCCGCGGTATCGACCGGCACGTTCTGGACGCGTGCGGGTGTGCCGCTGCTATCGGCCGGGTTCGGCGCGCTGTGCACGGCGATCGCGCTGCTGGTGCCGATGGCGAAGTACCAGAACTTCCTGCTGCTGATCGGCTCGGTGTTCGCGCCGCTGTTCGGCGTCGTGCTCGCGGATCACTTCATCGTGCGCCGCCGTGGTATCGATCTAGCCGCACTCGCGGATCTGCGCGGCCGCTACGGGTTCTCAGGCGGCTGGCACGTGAGTGCGTTCGTTGCGTGGGCGGTCGGCATCGCGGCGTATCACGCGATCAACCAGTGGTGGCCGAATCTCGGTGCAACGCTGCCCGCGCTCGCGATCGGTGCGCTGGGTTATCTCGCGCTGGTGTCGATCCGTCGGCGGGCTTACGCAGCTTGA